One Tachyglossus aculeatus isolate mTacAcu1 chromosome 18, mTacAcu1.pri, whole genome shotgun sequence DNA segment encodes these proteins:
- the ICOSLG gene encoding ICOS ligand translates to MGPKSTRLLLVLLCGIRDVISEKKEVVGIIGSSVELSCINPSPERFDLKTLWVYWQTASPSTVLRMYSPGENSSTFEDPGYKNRTRLNIENMKTGDFSLVLSNISLQDEQEFDCIAGKKEKVFKKFFSTEVRLLVAANSSGPVISGPSDPIVGKEVIFVCNASDVYPKPSVYWINGHDGLLDPAAQNHNISKNERGLYDVFSTVKITWTSNTRIGCSVENPLLKQNLTAFIKSEDPTKLPSIAYTNPTNSPALPVTRSATTLGVLGILAVMAGVATGIWLCRNKYHHPFYSGGQRKGDGTEHVHYAGKEQKSKLIRILGP, encoded by the exons ATGGGGCCGAAAAG TACCAGACTTCTGTTGGTGCTTCTTTGTGGTATCAGAGATG TGATTAGTGAAAAAAAGGAAGTCGTCGGCATAATAGGAAGCAGTGTTGAACTAAGCTGCATTAATCCTTCCCCGGAGCGCTTTGATTTGAAAACCCTATGGGTTTACTGGCAAACGGCaagtccaagcactgtactaagaatgtaTTCTCCTGGTGAGAATTCCAGCACTTTTGAGGATCCTGGATATAAAAACAGGACACGGCTAAATATAGAAAATATGAAAACGGGGGATTTTTCTCTTGTTTTGTCAAACATCAGTCTGCAAGATGAACAGGAATTTGACTGCATAgcgggaaagaaagagaaagtatTCAAGAAATTTTTCAGCACCGAAGTCAGGCTCCTAGTGGCAG CTAATTCCAGCGGACCAGTAATCAGCGGGCCTAGTGACCCAATTGTCGGAAAAGAAGTAATCTTCGTTTGCAATGCTAGTGATGTTTATCCAAAGCCATCTGTCTACTGGATAAATGGGCACGACGGCCTCCTCGATCCAGCCGCCCAAAATCATAACATCTCCAAGAACGAGAGAGGCCTGTACGATGTCTTCAGCACAGTGAAGATCACATGGACTTCTAACACGAGAATAGGATGCTCTGTAGAAAACCCGCTACTAAAGCAAAACCTAACAGCTTTCATAAAATCAG aaGATCCAACCAAGCTGCCATCCATCGCCTATACAAATCCCACCAACTCACCTGCGCTGCCAGTAACAAGAAGTGCTACTACTCTTGGGGTCTTGGGCATTTTGGCTGTGATGGCGGGTGTTGCGACTGGCATCTGGCTGTGTAGAAACAAATATCACCATCCATTTTATTCAG GTGGTCAGCGAAAAGGAGATGGGACAGAGCATGTGCATTATGCTGGTAAGGAACAAAAAAGCAAATTGATTAGAATTCTAGGCCCTTGA